The window CTTCCGGATCGCAAAACCTTCCGAAATCCGGGACATTCTGGTTGCGCCTCGGAGGGTGCCGCCTGTCCGGCTCTCAGGTGATGCAGCGGCCGGTGGAAGTGCGCTGGCTCCGAGTATCGGCAGGGCGGTGACGGGAGCGCAGAATGGCGGGAGGAGGCCGGTCGGGTGGAGACGAATGCTGGCGAGGGGCACCCGTTCTTCCGGGATGCCCCTCTCATCAGTTCGTCAAGCGCAGCCGCGGAACGCGAGAGCTACTGAAGCGGCTGCGGGTGCGGGCTGGGTCCCCTCACGCCGCCGGCTGGAGCGTCGTGGTCGGAAGCTCGAGGGTCTGCGCGATAGAGCGGAAGCGGAACTCGCTCAACAACCGCTCGAGCTTCGCCTCGGTGCGCGCGAGCGCCCCGTAGTGCCGGATGCGGGTGGCGAGATCCACCTCGAAGCGCGGTTGATCCGGGTCGATCTCCCATGGATGGATGTAGAAGGTCCCCGGCACACCCCGCCGCTCCGCGTCGCGCAGCGCTCGCCGGGTCAGGCCGTAGGGGAGCAGCCGGAAATAGCCGCCCCCTCCCGCGGGGAGAAGCTTTCGCCCGACCCGCAGGGTCGCGGGGGGGAGCTCGGCCAGCTCACCGCCGGCGCGCCGCAGCCAGTGCGGGTCCCGCTTGCCGCCGGGGAAGCCGTAGCCTTTCCGCTCCACCGGGAAGAGGCTGGAGTCGTAGCGGTAGCCCTCCTCGATCAGGATGTCCAGCGCCCACTCGCACCCCGGGACGATGGAATAGCTCGGCGCCCGGTAACCCAGCACGTCGACTCCTGTTACGTCCTCCAGGATGGCCTTCGAGCGGCGGATGCAGGAGCGGAACTCGAAGGGCGTGACCGTGACCACGCGGTCGTGGCCCCAGCCGTGAGAGGCGATCTCATGCCCGGCCTCGGCGATCTCCCGCACCAGGTCGGGATAGCGCTTGGCTATCCAGCCGAGGACGAAGAAGGTGCCGGTCGCCTCGTGCTGCGCGAGCAGCTCCAGGATCCTGCGGGTGCTCCTGTCGACCCGGCCCGGAAGGGAGGACCATTGATTCCTGGCGACGTACGGCTCCAACGCCGAGACCTGGAAGTACTCCTCGACGTCGACCGTGAAGTGATGATGCATCGGAGTGCAAGAAAGTGCTGGATCCACGCAGCGGTCGGGCGGCGGGCGGACGCAAGCCCGGAACCCGGTCGCCGCGTGACGTCACTTCTCGACTCCCTTAAGATGTTGCGGTATAACCGATTAGGATGAACCTGGGAGGGCGTGGAGAGGCCGTTTTCGTGCGGTCGAAAGCTGTCACCGCGTTGCGACAGATGTTGTGGCGGGAGCGTGACAGGGTGAGCGCTCGGACAAGACAAGGAGACACGGAGGGGCGGGAGACCAAACCTGAGGGACCCGCTGCCTGAAGTGGCGGCACGCTGGCAGCTACTGACACCCAGCCTGCTTCGCCGCTCTCCTTGTCCCCTTGTCCCCGAGATCAGCCCCTCACCCCTTCACCCCTTCACCTTGTCACCTTGTCATCCCGGTCCCCAGCCAGCGCCTCCACCAGCTTTCCCACCGACCGGTCGATCCGATCGTAGCTCTGCACCAGCTCGTCCGCCTGGCCCCTCCAGGGGTCGAGGATCGCCCGGGTGGGAATGGGCTGGGGGTCGAGGTCGCCCAGCAGCACGACCTTCTGCTCCGGACGCAGCGTGAAGCGCTGCCGTAGCAGGCGCTCGTGCTCGGGGTCCATCACCACCAACAGATCCGCTTCATCCACCAGCTCCTGGGTGAGCACACGCGAGCGGTGGGTGGAGAGGTCCAGGCCGCGGGAGGCGGCCCGGGCTTGCGCGTCATCGGGCGATGGCCGGTCCGGACCGACGAAGC of the Longimicrobiaceae bacterium genome contains:
- a CDS encoding XrtA system polysaccharide deacetylase → MHHHFTVDVEEYFQVSALEPYVARNQWSSLPGRVDRSTRRILELLAQHEATGTFFVLGWIAKRYPDLVREIAEAGHEIASHGWGHDRVVTVTPFEFRSCIRRSKAILEDVTGVDVLGYRAPSYSIVPGCEWALDILIEEGYRYDSSLFPVERKGYGFPGGKRDPHWLRRAGGELAELPPATLRVGRKLLPAGGGGYFRLLPYGLTRRALRDAERRGVPGTFYIHPWEIDPDQPRFEVDLATRIRHYGALARTEAKLERLLSEFRFRSIAQTLELPTTTLQPAA